In the Haliaeetus albicilla chromosome 7, bHalAlb1.1, whole genome shotgun sequence genome, one interval contains:
- the FOXA2 gene encoding hepatocyte nuclear factor 3-beta isoform X2 produces MLGAVKMEGHEHTDWSNYYGEPESYSSVSNMNAGLGMNSMNTYMTMSAMSTTANMTAATSMNMSYANTGMSPSLTGMSPGAGAMPGMGSAGVAGMGAHLSPSMSPMGGQAGSMNALAPYTNMNSMSPIYGQSNLNRSRDPKTYRRSYTHAKPPYSYISLITMAIQQSPNKMLTLSEIYQWIMDLFPFYRQNQQRWQNSIRHSLSFNDCFLKVPRSPDKPGKGSFWTLHPDSGNMFENGCYLRRQKRFKCEKQLAAKDSGGAGGGAGGGGKKGPGQPPSQPLGEGSSSGGSEGSAGAESPASASPCQDHKRALADLKGTPGLSPGEPAASPAQHLLAPPHAGLPHDAHLKPEHHYAFNHPFSINNLMSSSEQQHHHPHHHHHHHHKMDLKAYEQVMHYSGYASPMPGSLAMGPVTNKNGLESSPLAGETSYYQGVYSRPIMNSS; encoded by the exons ATGCTGGGAGCGGTGAAAATGGAAGGCCATGAGCACACGGACTGGAGCAACTACTACGGGGAGCCCGAG AGCTATTCCTCCGTGAGCAACATGAACGCGGGGCTGGGCATGAACAGCATGAACACGTACATGACCATGTCGGCCATGAGCACCACGGCCAACATGACGGCTGCCACCTCCATGAACATGTCCTACGCCAACACGGGCATGAGCCCCTCGCTCACCGGCATGTCCCCGGGTGCGGGGGCCATGCCCGGCATGGGCTCAGCCGGTGTGGCGGGGATGGGCGCCCACCTGAGCCCCAGCATGAGCCCCATGGGGGGCCAAGCGGGCTCCATGAACGCCCTGGCCCCCTACACCAACATGAACTCCATGAGCCCCATCTACGGGCAATCCAACCTCAACCGCTCGCGGGACCCCAAGACCTACCGGCGGAGCTACACGCACGCCAAGCCGCCCTACTCCTACATCTCCCTCATCACCATGGCCATCCAGCAGTCACCCAACAAGATGCTGACGCTGAGCGAGATCTACCAGTGGATCATGGACCTCTTCCCCTTCTACCGCCAGAACCAGCAGCGCTGGCAGAACAGCATCCGCCACTCGCTCTCCTTCAATGACTGCTTCCTCAAGGTGCCCCGCTCCCCTGACAAGCCGGGCAAAGGCTCCTTCTGGACGCTGCACCCCGATTCGGGCAACATGTTTGAGAACGGCTGCTACCTGCGCCGCCAGAAGCGCTTCAAGTGCGAGAAGCAGCTGGCCGCCAAGGacagcggcggggcgggcggcggggcgggcggcgggggcaaGAAGGGGCCCGGGCagccccccagccagcccctggGGGAAGGCAGCTCCTCGGGGGGCTCCGAGGGATCGGCCGGCGCCGAGTCCCCGGCCAGCGCCTCGCCGTGCCAGGACCACAAGCGCGCCCTGGCCGACCTGAAGGGCACGCCGGGGCTGAGCCCCGGGGAGCCGGCGGCCTCGCCGGCCCAGCACCTCCTGGCCCCCCCCCACGCCGGCCTGCCCCACGATGCCCACCTCAAGCCCGAGCACCACTACGCCTTCAACCACCCCTTCTCCATCAACAACCTGATGTCCTCCTCCgagcagcagcaccaccaccctcaccaccaccaccaccaccaccacaaaatgGACCTGAAGGCCTACGAGCAGGTGATGCACTACTCGGGCTACGCCTCGCCCATGCCCGGCAGCCTGGCCATGGGGCCCGTAACGAACAAAAACGGCTTAGAGTCCTCCCCTTTAGCCGGAGAGACTTCTTACTACCAAGGTGTGTATTCTCGGCCCATCATGAACTCCTCCTAA
- the FOXA2 gene encoding hepatocyte nuclear factor 3-beta isoform X1, protein MHSTSSMLGAVKMEGHEHTDWSNYYGEPESYSSVSNMNAGLGMNSMNTYMTMSAMSTTANMTAATSMNMSYANTGMSPSLTGMSPGAGAMPGMGSAGVAGMGAHLSPSMSPMGGQAGSMNALAPYTNMNSMSPIYGQSNLNRSRDPKTYRRSYTHAKPPYSYISLITMAIQQSPNKMLTLSEIYQWIMDLFPFYRQNQQRWQNSIRHSLSFNDCFLKVPRSPDKPGKGSFWTLHPDSGNMFENGCYLRRQKRFKCEKQLAAKDSGGAGGGAGGGGKKGPGQPPSQPLGEGSSSGGSEGSAGAESPASASPCQDHKRALADLKGTPGLSPGEPAASPAQHLLAPPHAGLPHDAHLKPEHHYAFNHPFSINNLMSSSEQQHHHPHHHHHHHHKMDLKAYEQVMHYSGYASPMPGSLAMGPVTNKNGLESSPLAGETSYYQGVYSRPIMNSS, encoded by the exons ATGCACTCCACTTCCAGTATGCTGGGAGCGGTGAAAATGGAAGGCCATGAGCACACGGACTGGAGCAACTACTACGGGGAGCCCGAG AGCTATTCCTCCGTGAGCAACATGAACGCGGGGCTGGGCATGAACAGCATGAACACGTACATGACCATGTCGGCCATGAGCACCACGGCCAACATGACGGCTGCCACCTCCATGAACATGTCCTACGCCAACACGGGCATGAGCCCCTCGCTCACCGGCATGTCCCCGGGTGCGGGGGCCATGCCCGGCATGGGCTCAGCCGGTGTGGCGGGGATGGGCGCCCACCTGAGCCCCAGCATGAGCCCCATGGGGGGCCAAGCGGGCTCCATGAACGCCCTGGCCCCCTACACCAACATGAACTCCATGAGCCCCATCTACGGGCAATCCAACCTCAACCGCTCGCGGGACCCCAAGACCTACCGGCGGAGCTACACGCACGCCAAGCCGCCCTACTCCTACATCTCCCTCATCACCATGGCCATCCAGCAGTCACCCAACAAGATGCTGACGCTGAGCGAGATCTACCAGTGGATCATGGACCTCTTCCCCTTCTACCGCCAGAACCAGCAGCGCTGGCAGAACAGCATCCGCCACTCGCTCTCCTTCAATGACTGCTTCCTCAAGGTGCCCCGCTCCCCTGACAAGCCGGGCAAAGGCTCCTTCTGGACGCTGCACCCCGATTCGGGCAACATGTTTGAGAACGGCTGCTACCTGCGCCGCCAGAAGCGCTTCAAGTGCGAGAAGCAGCTGGCCGCCAAGGacagcggcggggcgggcggcggggcgggcggcgggggcaaGAAGGGGCCCGGGCagccccccagccagcccctggGGGAAGGCAGCTCCTCGGGGGGCTCCGAGGGATCGGCCGGCGCCGAGTCCCCGGCCAGCGCCTCGCCGTGCCAGGACCACAAGCGCGCCCTGGCCGACCTGAAGGGCACGCCGGGGCTGAGCCCCGGGGAGCCGGCGGCCTCGCCGGCCCAGCACCTCCTGGCCCCCCCCCACGCCGGCCTGCCCCACGATGCCCACCTCAAGCCCGAGCACCACTACGCCTTCAACCACCCCTTCTCCATCAACAACCTGATGTCCTCCTCCgagcagcagcaccaccaccctcaccaccaccaccaccaccaccacaaaatgGACCTGAAGGCCTACGAGCAGGTGATGCACTACTCGGGCTACGCCTCGCCCATGCCCGGCAGCCTGGCCATGGGGCCCGTAACGAACAAAAACGGCTTAGAGTCCTCCCCTTTAGCCGGAGAGACTTCTTACTACCAAGGTGTGTATTCTCGGCCCATCATGAACTCCTCCTAA